Proteins encoded by one window of Sorangium aterium:
- the tnpC gene encoding IS66 family transposase — protein MSKSLDEQIHELKDKLARAAHERDEYRKLYELASIELERLRRHIFGQKAEHVDPGQMQLAFDAIVQMLAGAAASPDTGTASTPEDDGAAPGGGSGGNGKGRRSTPHGRQKLPEHLPVERIELLPPQIRDERAAEMVRIGEEVSETLEWRPASFVRLQIVRPKFATRGEPEAGVVIADVADSPVPRSLAGPGLLAHVLVSKYGDHLPLHRQEKIYERQGVHLARSTLCGWVGSCAEVLGYLVAAMAKDALSAHCIAIDATGVLVQAKDKCRRGHFWVLVADRDHVLFRFTPRHNQDGPKEFLRGYKGYVQADASSVYEELFRTEQVTEVGCWAHCRRRFFEAMSSDRERAMTALGFIHQLFAIDKATKDLAPGRRTEQRRSHAQPVLDAFRAWLDSEELLVLPRSPIAGAIGYARNQWLALIRFLEDGRLRLDNNRSELELRREALGRKNWIFVGSDDGAEWNAIIVSLIASCALHQIDPWAYLRDVLILLPSWPRERILELAPKSWKQTLENTDARQRLADSPWTAPVTLAA, from the coding sequence GTGAGCAAGTCGCTCGATGAGCAGATTCATGAGCTGAAGGACAAGCTGGCGCGCGCCGCGCACGAGCGCGACGAGTACCGCAAGCTCTACGAGCTCGCCAGCATCGAGCTGGAGCGGCTTCGCCGCCACATCTTCGGCCAGAAGGCCGAGCACGTCGACCCTGGGCAGATGCAGCTCGCCTTCGACGCCATCGTCCAGATGCTCGCGGGGGCAGCGGCGTCACCCGATACCGGCACCGCGAGCACGCCTGAGGACGACGGCGCTGCGCCAGGAGGCGGCTCTGGGGGCAACGGCAAGGGGCGCAGGAGCACCCCGCACGGACGGCAGAAGCTGCCCGAGCACCTGCCGGTCGAGCGGATCGAGCTGCTGCCGCCCCAGATCCGCGATGAGCGCGCCGCCGAGATGGTCCGCATCGGCGAAGAGGTCTCCGAGACGCTGGAGTGGAGACCCGCGAGCTTCGTGCGGCTGCAAATCGTGCGACCCAAGTTTGCCACCAGGGGCGAGCCCGAAGCCGGCGTCGTCATCGCGGACGTAGCCGACAGCCCCGTGCCCCGGTCGCTGGCCGGGCCAGGGCTGCTCGCGCACGTGCTGGTGAGCAAGTACGGCGATCATCTGCCGCTGCATCGGCAGGAGAAGATCTATGAGCGCCAAGGGGTGCACCTGGCGCGCTCGACGCTCTGCGGCTGGGTGGGCTCGTGCGCCGAGGTGCTGGGCTATCTGGTCGCCGCCATGGCCAAGGACGCGCTCTCGGCCCATTGCATCGCCATCGATGCCACCGGGGTGCTCGTGCAGGCCAAGGACAAGTGCCGGCGTGGACACTTCTGGGTGCTCGTGGCCGACCGCGACCACGTGCTCTTCCGCTTCACGCCGCGTCACAACCAGGATGGCCCCAAGGAGTTTCTCCGCGGGTACAAGGGCTACGTCCAGGCCGACGCATCGAGCGTCTACGAGGAGCTGTTCCGGACCGAGCAGGTCACCGAGGTCGGCTGCTGGGCCCATTGCCGCCGGCGCTTCTTCGAAGCGATGTCGTCGGACCGGGAGCGTGCGATGACGGCGCTCGGCTTCATTCACCAGCTCTTCGCCATCGACAAGGCGACCAAGGACCTGGCCCCCGGTCGCCGCACCGAGCAGCGCCGAAGCCATGCCCAGCCCGTGCTCGATGCCTTCCGCGCGTGGCTCGACAGCGAGGAGCTGCTCGTGCTGCCCAGGAGCCCCATCGCTGGCGCCATTGGGTATGCGCGCAACCAGTGGCTCGCACTCATCCGCTTCCTTGAGGATGGGCGGCTCCGCCTGGACAACAACCGCAGCGAGCTGGAGCTCCGCAGAGAGGCACTCGGGCGTAAAAACTGGATTTTCGTGGGCAGCGACGATGGGGCGGAGTGGAACGCCATCATCGTGTCGCTGATCGCCTCCTGCGCCTTGCACCAGATTGACCCCTGGGCCTACCTGCGCGACGTGCTGATCCTGCTGCCGAGCTGGCCGCGCGAGCGGATCCTCGAGCTCGCTCCCAAGTCCTGGAAGCAGACCCTCGAGAACACCGACGCTCGGCAGCGGCTCGCTGACAGCCCGTGGACGGCGCCGGTCACGCTGGCCGCGTGA
- a CDS encoding recombinase family protein, which produces MKDATPNAAIRRTLGYPRVSTREQEIAGVSLDAQAEKIGNYCRLHSLPAPILFPEVESGGEENEANRKKVAALLADVRRGDMVIVTDIDRFGRDVVFIVKNVRQIMRKGAVFVAIDKGFDSRSPMAEDTLANWAVGAEQERRRIKERTEGGRKHLRAQGHFVEGHPPFGYERQPKPKGTKTPLPLRVVPEHAAVVRRMFALCLEGYSVFATAKRLRQEYGSIKAFGRAWVLTALRNRTYTGRVAKTSVRPSATRGVVQLPAEWIPAHEAIIDDETFNNAQLALRGRRRGRKPQDTSATANYLLRGFCRCAECGGSVAARPVDRSGRHKVGYYVCRGHVEQKEKGVRCKLSAWVRQPDADAAASEQFLTFARSLLTSLTRPPRQIEKPDFAAQRREIKMSRQRVVEFVATGLFTVDDVKTELNRLDDALAAIEAKEAEFKETAGNDTVETRKHARAYVQQIVDEWNVLPLDIQRSIIRSFSSKVEATKDKQIRTTWRDPSQISAAHGAQELPALRPAPNVAALSAPLPTASLSPSVAALPAPTMSARDYLGSPERAVAPVERRQS; this is translated from the coding sequence ATGAAAGACGCAACCCCCAACGCCGCGATCCGGCGGACGCTCGGCTACCCGCGCGTCTCGACGAGGGAGCAGGAGATCGCGGGCGTCTCCCTGGACGCCCAGGCCGAGAAGATCGGCAACTACTGCCGGCTCCATTCGCTGCCGGCGCCGATCCTGTTCCCGGAGGTAGAGAGCGGCGGCGAGGAGAACGAGGCGAACAGGAAGAAGGTCGCCGCGCTCCTGGCGGACGTCCGCCGGGGGGACATGGTCATCGTGACGGACATCGACCGCTTCGGGCGCGACGTGGTCTTCATTGTCAAGAACGTTCGGCAGATCATGCGCAAGGGCGCCGTGTTCGTCGCCATTGACAAGGGGTTCGATTCGCGCTCGCCGATGGCAGAGGACACGCTCGCCAACTGGGCGGTCGGGGCAGAGCAGGAGCGCCGTCGGATCAAGGAGCGAACCGAAGGGGGGCGGAAGCACCTGCGCGCACAAGGGCACTTCGTCGAAGGGCATCCGCCGTTCGGCTACGAACGTCAGCCCAAGCCCAAAGGGACGAAGACACCGCTCCCCCTCCGCGTGGTTCCGGAGCACGCCGCGGTGGTGCGTCGCATGTTCGCGCTCTGCCTTGAAGGCTATAGCGTATTCGCGACCGCCAAGCGGCTTCGTCAAGAGTACGGCAGCATCAAGGCGTTCGGGCGCGCCTGGGTTCTTACCGCGCTGCGCAACCGTACCTACACGGGCCGTGTCGCAAAGACCAGCGTGCGGCCGAGCGCCACGCGCGGCGTCGTGCAACTTCCGGCCGAGTGGATCCCTGCACACGAGGCGATCATCGACGATGAGACATTCAACAACGCCCAGCTTGCATTGAGAGGCCGTCGTCGCGGGAGGAAGCCCCAGGACACGTCCGCGACGGCGAACTACTTGCTGCGCGGCTTCTGCCGTTGCGCGGAATGCGGCGGCAGCGTCGCTGCCCGTCCGGTGGACCGCAGCGGCCGACACAAGGTGGGCTACTACGTCTGCCGTGGCCATGTGGAGCAGAAGGAGAAAGGCGTCCGCTGCAAGCTCAGCGCGTGGGTTCGCCAGCCGGACGCGGACGCTGCCGCAAGCGAGCAATTCTTGACGTTTGCTCGCTCGCTCCTCACTTCGCTGACTAGACCGCCGCGTCAAATCGAGAAGCCAGACTTTGCCGCCCAGCGCCGCGAGATCAAGATGTCGCGACAGCGAGTCGTGGAATTTGTCGCAACGGGTCTCTTCACCGTTGACGACGTGAAGACAGAACTGAATCGCCTCGACGACGCGCTTGCAGCGATCGAGGCGAAGGAAGCCGAGTTCAAGGAAACGGCAGGCAACGACACCGTCGAGACTCGAAAGCATGCACGCGCTTATGTTCAACAGATAGTTGACGAGTGGAATGTTTTGCCGCTAGACATCCAACGATCAATTATCCGTTCGTTCTCCTCGAAAGTCGAGGCAACGAAGGACAAGCAGATCAGGACCACATGGCGCGATCCGTCGCAGATATCAGCGGCGCATGGCGCGCAGGAATTGCCAGCGCTCCGCCCTGCGCCGAACGTCGCTGCGCTGTCGGCCCCCTTGCCCACCGCCTCGCTGTCCCCGAGCGTCGCTGCGCTACCTGCGCCAACCATGTCTGCGCGTGATTACCTCGGCTCGCCAGAACGTGCCGTCGCTCCGGTCGAGCGTCGGCAGAGCTGA
- a CDS encoding sigma-70 family RNA polymerase sigma factor, with protein MPTDHGEEEAAVLAAARAGDHAAFAALSERYRRQLRAHCYRMLGSFDEAEDMVQEVLLRAWRGREGFQGRSLFRTWLYCIATNACLNALERAPPRVLPQDLAPPVTASTPASQARSTPPWAPEVPWLQPFPDDLLDAEPPADAVVEARETIALAFLAALQHLPPRQRAVLILSDVVAGRPRRSRSCSS; from the coding sequence ATGCCGACGGACCATGGCGAAGAAGAGGCAGCCGTCCTGGCCGCGGCGCGCGCCGGAGACCACGCGGCGTTCGCCGCGTTGAGCGAGCGCTACCGCCGCCAGCTTCGCGCGCACTGCTATCGCATGCTCGGCTCGTTCGACGAGGCCGAGGACATGGTGCAAGAGGTCCTGCTCCGCGCCTGGCGTGGCCGCGAGGGGTTTCAGGGGCGATCGCTGTTTCGCACCTGGCTCTACTGCATCGCCACCAACGCCTGCCTGAACGCGCTGGAGCGCGCCCCGCCGCGGGTGCTGCCGCAGGACCTGGCGCCGCCGGTCACCGCCTCCACGCCGGCGTCGCAGGCGCGCTCCACGCCGCCCTGGGCGCCGGAGGTCCCGTGGCTCCAGCCGTTCCCGGACGACCTGCTCGACGCCGAGCCGCCCGCCGACGCCGTGGTAGAGGCGCGCGAGACCATCGCGCTGGCGTTCCTGGCCGCCCTGCAGCACCTACCGCCGCGCCAGCGCGCCGTGCTCATCCTGTCCGACGTGGTGGCTGGTCGGCCGCGGAGATCGCGGAGCTGCTCGAGCTGA
- the tnpA gene encoding IS66 family insertion sequence element accessory protein TnpA, which translates to MDESRRIWRERVARWHKSGQSARVFAEQEGVSAGTLYSWSRRLGMKRSEYRRRSEKATLPACYRAGCLMAGRSGSVMAIVDPDLRSPRLQRGEAPG; encoded by the coding sequence ATGGACGAGAGCAGACGCATCTGGCGTGAGCGGGTGGCGCGCTGGCACAAGAGCGGGCAGTCCGCCCGCGTGTTCGCGGAGCAGGAAGGGGTCAGCGCAGGCACGCTCTACTCCTGGAGCCGCCGGCTGGGGATGAAGCGGAGCGAGTACCGGCGGCGCTCGGAGAAGGCGACGCTGCCCGCGTGTTACCGAGCAGGCTGCTTGATGGCCGGAAGATCCGGCTCCGTGATGGCCATCGTCGACCCGGATCTCCGCTCACCGCGATTGCAGCGAGGCGAGGCACCGGGGTGA
- a CDS encoding DUF6431 domain-containing protein yields MKERSPQQIVHLDLDVKGWLASPPTVDRARPARCPRCGAAACPLGGGLGLWGHGSRSRQVRGPLAAGERGGLVTIEVRRYRCRRCGATITVVPRGVAPRRHFAATAIGLALLLVGIASAALIEVRRRVSPWSASFDADSWATVRRWLRAIDQGRLFPSVRPSPLAASLRQRAERAAMTLVAMAPFAAEVLEAAVMAGAARAA; encoded by the coding sequence TTGAAAGAGCGGAGCCCTCAACAGATCGTCCATCTGGACCTCGATGTCAAAGGCTGGCTCGCTTCACCGCCCACCGTAGATCGCGCGCGGCCAGCCCGCTGCCCGCGTTGCGGTGCCGCGGCTTGCCCGCTGGGGGGCGGGTTGGGGCTGTGGGGTCACGGCTCGCGGTCCCGGCAGGTACGCGGGCCGCTGGCTGCCGGCGAGCGCGGCGGGCTCGTCACGATCGAGGTGCGCCGTTATCGATGCCGCCGCTGCGGCGCGACGATCACGGTCGTACCGCGGGGCGTCGCACCGCGACGGCACTTCGCCGCGACGGCGATCGGTCTGGCCCTGCTGCTCGTCGGCATCGCCAGTGCAGCGCTCATCGAGGTGCGGCGGCGTGTCAGCCCCTGGTCTGCCAGCTTCGATGCCGACAGCTGGGCGACCGTGCGGCGCTGGTTACGCGCCATCGACCAGGGGCGCCTCTTTCCGTCAGTCCGCCCCAGTCCCCTTGCTGCTTCGCTGCGGCAGCGGGCCGAGCGGGCCGCGATGACGCTCGTCGCGATGGCGCCTTTTGCGGCCGAGGTCCTCGAGGCCGCCGTCATGGCCGGCGCCGCGCGAGCTGCGTGA
- a CDS encoding ExeA family protein has product MTMDFCSYFSFTAEPFSKEVEDGELWLPPSKQAILEMLIEAVHARKSVLLAGDPGVGKTCLLRALRHALSPQTFRLTYCANVTLGRRDFYRQLCLALGLARCSTAGDVFYAVSTHVEELAKERVFPVFVLDEAHLLHQDTLDHLHILLNYAWDSRALLSLVLLGLPELGERLRVRRNRSLYSRLHYRLTIDPLTPDDTADYLRVRLNRVGCAKELFTTDAIAMLHEAAAGSLRDTDRLATAALRAAARKKRKLVERDVFSRILQLDAEEPG; this is encoded by the coding sequence ATGACCATGGACTTTTGTAGCTACTTCAGCTTCACCGCAGAGCCATTTTCAAAGGAGGTCGAAGACGGCGAGCTCTGGCTCCCTCCGTCCAAGCAGGCGATACTCGAGATGCTCATCGAAGCGGTGCACGCCAGAAAGAGCGTGCTCCTCGCTGGTGACCCAGGCGTTGGCAAGACGTGTCTCCTCCGCGCGCTCCGTCATGCCCTTTCGCCGCAGACGTTTCGCTTGACCTACTGCGCCAACGTGACGCTTGGACGCCGGGACTTCTATCGCCAGCTCTGTCTGGCGCTCGGTCTCGCGCGCTGCAGCACCGCTGGAGACGTCTTCTACGCGGTCAGCACGCACGTCGAGGAACTCGCGAAGGAACGAGTATTTCCGGTCTTCGTCCTCGATGAGGCCCATCTACTTCATCAGGATACACTCGATCATCTTCACATACTCCTTAATTACGCCTGGGATAGCCGCGCATTGCTTTCGCTCGTGTTGCTTGGCTTGCCCGAGCTCGGCGAGCGGCTCCGCGTGCGCCGCAATCGCTCCCTGTATTCGCGCCTCCATTACCGATTGACCATCGATCCGCTCACGCCGGACGATACGGCCGACTATCTGCGTGTACGTCTCAACCGAGTCGGCTGCGCGAAAGAGCTCTTCACCACCGACGCGATCGCGATGCTGCACGAGGCGGCCGCCGGCAGCCTGCGCGACACCGACCGACTCGCCACGGCCGCTCTTCGAGCCGCTGCGCGCAAGAAGCGCAAGCTCGTCGAGCGCGATGTCTTCAGCCGCATCCTGCAACTGGACGCAGAGGAGCCCGGATGA
- the tnpB gene encoding IS66 family insertion sequence element accessory protein TnpB (TnpB, as the term is used for proteins encoded by IS66 family insertion elements, is considered an accessory protein, since TnpC, encoded by a neighboring gene, is a DDE family transposase.), whose protein sequence is MIPGRVSIYVATEPLDLRRSFDGLAAVVREVLRQDPLSGALFLFFNRAADRCKALWWDRSGYCLLYKRLERGTFRAPRAVTPGATSVVIDAAELAKILEGIALTPSKLRRDVRLGEVAPPPGS, encoded by the coding sequence ATGATCCCGGGCCGCGTCTCGATCTACGTCGCCACCGAGCCGCTCGACTTGCGCCGATCGTTCGATGGCCTCGCCGCCGTCGTGCGCGAGGTGCTGCGGCAGGATCCGCTCTCTGGAGCGCTGTTCCTCTTTTTCAACCGAGCAGCCGACCGCTGCAAGGCCCTGTGGTGGGACCGCAGCGGGTATTGCCTGCTCTACAAGCGTCTCGAGCGCGGGACGTTTCGAGCCCCGCGTGCGGTCACGCCGGGAGCTACGAGCGTCGTCATCGACGCGGCCGAGCTGGCGAAGATCCTCGAGGGCATCGCGCTTACGCCGTCGAAGCTGCGGCGAGACGTGCGCCTCGGCGAGGTGGCTCCGCCTCCAGGCTCATGA
- a CDS encoding alpha/beta fold hydrolase, with the protein MKKTTSRDGTTIAFDQTGQGAPVILVLGAFNDRMTGAPLAAYLARRFTVLAYDRRGRGDSGDAATYTIDREVEDLDAVIQAAGGAAAVFGYSSGALLALAAAARGLAITRLALYDAPPGQPAEHTQALASLVAAGRRGDAVEYFQRRMVGIPDEVVAQLRHAPFRPALEAMAHTLVYDATIVADGHITAALAEVRQPTLAIAGGAGAPVMRRVAETLAAQLPGGRAVTIEGATHDLAPALLVPVLERFLDG; encoded by the coding sequence ATGAAGAAGACGACCTCCAGGGACGGCACCACCATCGCGTTCGACCAGACCGGTCAGGGGGCGCCGGTGATCCTGGTGCTGGGCGCGTTCAACGACCGGATGACGGGCGCGCCGCTGGCAGCGTACCTGGCGCGGCGGTTCACCGTGCTCGCGTATGATCGCCGGGGGCGCGGCGACAGCGGCGACGCGGCGACGTATACGATCGACCGTGAAGTCGAGGACCTGGACGCGGTGATCCAGGCCGCGGGCGGCGCCGCGGCCGTCTTCGGCTACTCCTCCGGCGCGCTGCTCGCGCTGGCCGCCGCGGCGCGCGGCCTGGCCATCACGCGGCTGGCGCTCTATGACGCGCCGCCCGGCCAGCCCGCCGAGCACACGCAGGCTCTGGCGTCGCTGGTCGCGGCCGGACGTCGCGGCGACGCCGTGGAGTACTTCCAGCGGCGCATGGTCGGGATCCCCGACGAGGTTGTAGCCCAGCTCAGGCACGCCCCCTTCCGCCCCGCGCTGGAGGCGATGGCGCACACCCTGGTCTACGACGCGACGATCGTCGCCGACGGGCACATCACCGCCGCGCTCGCGGAGGTCCGCCAGCCGACGCTGGCGATCGCCGGCGGCGCGGGCGCGCCGGTCATGCGCCGGGTCGCCGAGACGCTCGCCGCGCAGCTGCCCGGCGGACGGGCGGTCACGATCGAGGGCGCCACCCACGACCTCGCGCCCGCCCTGCTCGTGCCGGTGCTGGAGCGGTTCCTCGACGGGTGA
- a CDS encoding nuclear transport factor 2 family protein, which produces MTSALQRARSTLRARFPAGAPDPSAGAPVTGRERAALKVFMDAWEQGDAAELTRLLREDARWAMPPAPLWFDGRAAIATLLALFPPRWQGREFRMAPVGANRQPAAAAYLRRRGEAVFRLSGIHVLRVSDGQIAEITTFSAELCAGFRLPPTLTD; this is translated from the coding sequence GTGACCAGCGCGCTCCAGCGGGCGCGCTCGACGCTGCGCGCGCGCTTCCCCGCCGGGGCGCCGGACCCGTCTGCCGGCGCGCCGGTCACGGGTCGCGAGCGCGCCGCGCTCAAGGTGTTCATGGACGCGTGGGAGCAGGGAGACGCCGCCGAGCTGACCCGGCTCCTCCGCGAGGACGCGCGCTGGGCGATGCCGCCCGCGCCGCTCTGGTTCGACGGCCGCGCGGCGATCGCCACCCTGCTCGCGCTGTTCCCGCCCCGCTGGCAGGGACGCGAATTCAGGATGGCGCCGGTCGGCGCCAACCGGCAGCCGGCGGCCGCGGCCTACCTGCGCCGCCGGGGCGAGGCGGTGTTCCGGCTGTCGGGGATCCACGTGCTGCGCGTCTCTGACGGCCAGATCGCGGAGATCACGACGTTTTCGGCCGAGCTGTGCGCCGGGTTCCGGCTGCCGCCGACGCTCACCGATTAG
- a CDS encoding DDE-type integrase/transposase/recombinase, whose protein sequence is MQDPLKPKDHAEAVALYRSEIIGSLMHRELDRGELAEALADLSKQRFRPPRAHSPRTYSVPTLERWYYAYKTEGLEGLRPKPRKDKGRARELTPEQRQMLLDIREEHPSASVSLILDTLIAAGRIDKEAISATTVRRLYAEHRLDRVALRDRTGGKVRLRWQAEHPGALWHGDVCHVSPILVGGSVAPVRIHALLDDASRYILAIEAMSAEREVDMLALFIRALRKHGAPDALYLDNGSTYRGHTLHLACERLGTTLIHARPYDAPARGKMERFWRTLRERCVDFTGALGSLHDLNVRLYAWVDEHYHRTPHAALFGKSPAQVYEGYPHVTDNLDERKLRDALTTQARRRVRRDSTLSMDGEDWETDLGFLAGHLVTVSRCLVTPNEPPWIEHEGKRFALHRVDPVKNARRPRPACNLDVAHEARVPFDPPKTLLDKALGRTPRDGEEE, encoded by the coding sequence GTGCAAGACCCCCTCAAGCCGAAGGACCACGCGGAAGCGGTAGCGCTCTATCGCAGTGAGATCATCGGCTCGCTCATGCACCGCGAGCTCGACCGGGGAGAGCTCGCCGAAGCGCTCGCCGACCTGAGCAAACAGCGGTTTCGCCCACCGCGCGCCCATTCTCCGCGCACTTACTCGGTCCCCACGCTCGAGCGTTGGTACTACGCGTACAAGACCGAAGGTCTCGAAGGCTTGCGTCCCAAGCCCCGCAAGGACAAGGGACGGGCGCGCGAGCTCACCCCCGAGCAACGGCAGATGCTGCTCGACATTCGAGAAGAGCACCCGAGCGCCTCGGTCTCGCTCATCCTCGACACGCTGATCGCGGCGGGCCGGATCGACAAGGAGGCCATCTCCGCCACCACGGTGCGACGCCTGTACGCCGAACACCGCCTTGATCGCGTCGCGCTGCGCGATCGCACGGGCGGCAAGGTGCGGTTGCGCTGGCAGGCCGAGCACCCCGGCGCTCTGTGGCACGGCGACGTGTGTCATGTGTCACCGATCCTCGTTGGCGGCAGCGTGGCGCCGGTGCGGATCCACGCGCTGCTCGACGACGCCTCCCGGTACATCCTCGCGATCGAGGCGATGAGCGCCGAGCGGGAGGTCGACATGCTGGCGCTCTTCATCCGAGCACTGCGCAAACATGGCGCTCCCGACGCCCTCTACCTGGATAACGGCTCGACCTACCGCGGGCACACCTTGCACCTGGCGTGTGAGCGACTCGGCACTACCCTGATCCACGCCCGTCCGTACGACGCCCCCGCGCGCGGCAAGATGGAGCGCTTCTGGAGGACGTTGCGAGAGAGGTGCGTGGACTTCACCGGAGCGCTCGGCTCGCTGCACGACCTCAACGTCCGGCTCTACGCCTGGGTCGACGAGCACTACCACCGCACACCGCACGCGGCGCTCTTCGGCAAATCCCCCGCGCAGGTGTACGAGGGGTATCCCCACGTCACCGACAACCTCGACGAGCGGAAGCTCCGCGACGCGCTCACGACCCAGGCCCGTCGGCGCGTCCGACGCGACAGCACGCTCTCGATGGATGGAGAGGATTGGGAGACCGATCTCGGCTTCCTCGCCGGCCACCTCGTCACGGTGTCGCGGTGCCTCGTCACGCCGAACGAGCCGCCCTGGATCGAACACGAGGGCAAACGCTTCGCCCTGCACCGGGTCGATCCGGTGAAGAACGCCCGTCGCCCGCGGCCGGCCTGCAACCTTGATGTCGCGCACGAGGCGCGGGTGCCCTTCGACCCGCCGAAAACGCTTCTGGACAAGGCTCTCGGACGAACGCCCCGCGATGGCGAGGAGGAATGA